Proteins encoded by one window of Ralstonia sp. RRA:
- a CDS encoding cold-shock protein — protein MASGTVKWFNETKGFGFITPDGGGADLFAHFSEIQGSGFKTLKDGQKVSFEVKQGPKGLQASAIKPE, from the coding sequence ATGGCCTCGGGTACTGTCAAATGGTTTAACGAAACCAAAGGCTTCGGCTTCATCACTCCGGACGGCGGCGGCGCAGATCTGTTCGCGCACTTCTCCGAAATTCAGGGTTCGGGCTTCAAGACCCTGAAGGACGGCCAGAAGGTCTCGTTTGAGGTGAAGCAAGGCCCGAAGGGTCTGCAAGCCTCGGCGATCAAGCCGGAATAA
- a CDS encoding ParA family protein yields MSAKIVTVFNQKGGCGKTTVSMHIAGTLGLRGNKTLLVDMDEQGTATRWAAQAPDEKPFPASVIGLAPSGGAMHREVRKFVGDYDYIVVDCPPAVHSPSSSSALLISDIALIPVVPSPPDLWAAVAAKALAQQAQVTNETLRIRVLANMVQRRVSLAKQAIEILGDDGDIPLMDSMIGSRSAFRECQAIGATVHGVQGAREAVNEVDIMVDEVLQLLQEERV; encoded by the coding sequence GTGAGCGCCAAAATCGTAACGGTATTCAATCAGAAGGGCGGGTGCGGCAAAACAACGGTCAGCATGCACATCGCTGGAACCCTTGGCCTGCGGGGCAATAAGACGCTGCTGGTCGATATGGATGAGCAAGGCACGGCTACCCGGTGGGCCGCGCAGGCGCCAGACGAAAAGCCGTTCCCCGCTTCGGTGATCGGTCTTGCGCCGTCGGGTGGTGCGATGCATCGGGAAGTTCGCAAGTTTGTGGGTGACTACGACTACATCGTGGTCGATTGTCCGCCGGCAGTGCATTCCCCTTCCTCATCCAGTGCGTTGTTAATTTCCGACATCGCCTTGATCCCAGTTGTACCTTCGCCGCCGGATCTCTGGGCCGCCGTCGCGGCAAAGGCCCTCGCGCAGCAAGCTCAGGTGACCAACGAAACGCTACGGATTCGTGTGCTGGCCAATATGGTTCAGCGACGCGTGTCGCTCGCGAAGCAAGCAATTGAAATTCTTGGTGATGATGGTGATATCCCATTGATGGATTCCATGATCGGTTCTCGCTCTGCCTTCCGAGAGTGCCAGGCGATCGGTGCCACGGTGCACGGCGTGCAGGGTGCGAGAGAAGCGGTCAATGAGGTCGACATCATGGTCGACGAGGTATTGCAGCTGTTGCAGGAGGAACGCGTATGA